One region of Flavobacteriales bacterium genomic DNA includes:
- a CDS encoding aspartate-semialdehyde dehydrogenase: MKVAVVGATGMVGQVMLKVLEERSFPVSELLVVASSNSVGQTVTFKSKELTIISIEDAVTERPDLAIFSAGGNVSLEWAPRFAEVGTKVIDNSSAWRQTKALIIPEINGNTLTKEDKIIANPNCSTIQLLMALKPLHDVYTIKRVVISTYQSITGTGVKAVKQLENESNGINGEMAYPYPIHENALPHCDIFEDNGYTKEEMKLVRETKKIMGDDSIEVSATAVRVPVKGGHSESVNVEFYTDFELSKVRQLLHDFPGVSVQDNPDVNTYPMPIYAEGKDEVFVGRIRRDFSQENTLNMWVVSDNLRKGAATNAVQIAEHLYKNNLI, from the coding sequence ATGAAAGTAGCGGTTGTAGGGGCAACAGGAATGGTGGGGCAGGTTATGCTCAAAGTTTTGGAGGAACGTTCCTTTCCTGTAAGTGAATTATTAGTTGTTGCTTCTTCCAATTCAGTCGGTCAAACTGTAACATTTAAGAGTAAAGAATTGACCATTATTTCGATAGAAGATGCTGTAACTGAACGGCCCGACCTAGCCATATTCTCTGCTGGTGGAAATGTTTCTTTAGAATGGGCACCTCGTTTTGCTGAAGTAGGCACTAAAGTGATTGATAACTCTTCGGCTTGGCGACAGACTAAAGCACTTATTATTCCAGAAATTAATGGCAATACCTTAACTAAAGAAGATAAAATTATTGCCAATCCTAACTGTTCCACTATTCAGCTATTGATGGCATTAAAGCCTTTGCACGATGTTTATACAATAAAACGTGTGGTAATCTCTACCTATCAGTCCATTACAGGGACTGGTGTAAAAGCCGTCAAACAATTGGAAAATGAAAGCAATGGAATTAATGGAGAAATGGCATATCCTTACCCCATTCACGAAAACGCTTTGCCTCATTGCGATATCTTTGAAGATAATGGTTATACCAAAGAAGAAATGAAGTTAGTTAGAGAGACTAAAAAGATAATGGGAGATGATAGTATAGAAGTTAGCGCAACAGCTGTAAGAGTGCCTGTCAAAGGGGGGCATTCTGAGAGTGTTAATGTAGAGTTTTATACTGATTTTGAATTATCCAAGGTACGTCAGTTATTACATGATTTTCCGGGCGTTAGTGTTCAAGACAACCCAGATGTTAATACCTACCCAATGCCTATATATGCCGAAGGTAAAGATGAGGTGTTTGTGGGGCGAATACGCCGCGATTTCTCTCAAGAAAATACTTTAAATATGTGGGTGGTTTCTGATAACCTCAGAAAAGGTGCTGCCACCAATGCTGTGCAAATTGCAGAACACCTTTACAAGAATAATTTAATATGA
- a CDS encoding sulfotransferase domain-containing protein, whose product MIISHKYKYVFVGLPLAASTAISKELCEQYDGKPILAKHSIYQDFLKIATEEEKKYKVIACARNPLDISVSYYTKMINDSSGNFSNEKLLRKNGGHLKMRDYKLSKYLRDNNSSYEDFLSLYYQFPFDNWLSITAPYCSFIIRFENLQEDFEKALKHCDISPKRKLPTVNKTKEKVTFDSFYNEKNCELSLSIFGPYMLKHGMAFPEIWKGKKVRSYSLFLFKLFGFVRRIYWTKKSYRNTNAQKVYKELLEKHQ is encoded by the coding sequence ATGATTATTAGTCATAAATATAAATACGTTTTTGTAGGTCTGCCGTTGGCGGCATCAACAGCTATATCAAAAGAATTGTGCGAACAATATGATGGGAAGCCCATACTTGCTAAACATTCCATCTATCAAGACTTTTTGAAGATAGCAACAGAGGAAGAAAAAAAATACAAGGTTATAGCTTGTGCTCGAAATCCTTTAGATATTTCTGTGAGCTATTATACTAAGATGATAAACGACAGTAGTGGTAATTTTAGTAATGAGAAATTATTAAGAAAAAATGGTGGACATCTTAAAATGAGAGACTACAAATTGTCAAAATATTTGAGAGACAATAATAGTAGCTACGAAGATTTTCTAAGTCTTTATTACCAATTTCCTTTTGATAATTGGTTAAGTATAACCGCCCCATATTGTAGTTTTATTATTCGCTTCGAAAACTTACAAGAAGACTTTGAAAAGGCACTAAAACATTGTGATATTTCTCCAAAACGAAAATTACCCACTGTAAACAAGACCAAAGAGAAGGTAACTTTTGACAGTTTTTATAACGAAAAAAATTGCGAATTAAGCCTTTCCATTTTTGGGCCTTATATGTTAAAACACGGTATGGCTTTTCCAGAAATCTGGAAGGGGAAAAAGGTGCGTTCGTACAGTCTATTTTTATTCAAGCTTTTTGGATTTGTTAGAAGAATATATTGGACTAAAAAAAGCTACAGAAACACCAATGCACAAAAAGTTTACAAAGAATTATTAGAAAAACACCAATAA